The Chiloscyllium punctatum isolate Juve2018m chromosome 42, sChiPun1.3, whole genome shotgun sequence genome includes a region encoding these proteins:
- the LOC140465620 gene encoding von Willebrand factor C domain-containing protein 2-like — MAVLRKLSCLVLVCLTLTYIAKSKTASVNEILSKGDSDYMLSDYRGKGCIDDNGFVFDVGEKFYPTATACPCVCTETGPVCHKPQCPRISSRCIRVSYHSCCPRCLEFRNSCQYGGKMYRLFQEFWPSACERCRCESNREVYCLTAECAPVHCVNPSYEANQCCSVCKQGPNCFAGNTIIPAGVKVEMDGKSVCFCPYKDGSWEPQQQAICTSRGRRQGHHHSVKEGHHWEWMQR; from the exons ATGGCAGTATTAAGAAAGCTGTCTTGTCTTGTGTTGGTTTGCCTAACACTGACATACATAGCAAAGTCCAAAACAGCCAGTGTTAATGAAATCCTTTCTAAAGGTGATTCTGACTATATGCTGTCAGATTACCGAGGGAAAGGTTGCATTGATGACAATGGATTTGTGTTTGATGTGGGCGAGAAGTTTTACCCCACTGCGACAGCCTGCCCCTGTGTCTGCACTGAAACTGGTCCGGTGTGTCATAAGCCTCAGTGTCCTCGAATCTCCTCCCGGTGTATCCGTGTCAGTTACCACTCCTGCTGCCCACGCTGCTTGGAATTCCGCAACTCGTGTCAATATGGAGGCAAAATGTACCGACTATTCCAGGAATTCTGG CCATCTGCCTGTGAGAGGTGTCGATGTGAATCTAACCGAGAAGTGTACTGTCTAACTGCAGAGTGTGCTCCAGTCCACTGTGTTAACCCATCATATGAAGCCAATCAGTGCTGTTCAGTGTGCAAACAGG GACCAAACTGCTTTGCAGGAAACACCATTATCCCTGCTGGTGTGAAAGTGGAAATGGATGGAAAGTCTGTCTGTTTCTGTCCGTATAAGGATGGCTCCTGGGAACCACAACAGCAAGCAATCTGCACCTCCCGTGGAAGACGGCAGGGTCATCACCATAGTGTAAAGGAAGGACACCATTGGGAGTGGATGCAGCGGTGA